atgtaatgtcccctgaagtgatgtataaatggtgtgtgggtgggtgtgtgtgtgtgtgtgtcgtgaaGTAAGACATAGGCTGTTTTGACTACTGTGCCAGGTCTTGCCAGCATGTCAAAATGTCACAGTGGAGGCATGAGATACAAATATGACCATGATGGGGCCTCTTTAATATCTAGACATGCATTAGACCGATGAACAGTTGTTCCCATATGGCAGCAGGACCTGTTGGGTCTCTGTAGAGCTCTCAGTCTGTGGCTCTGCGGTTTAAATATTGCGACAACATAAGAAAATGTCGCCAGAATACAATTGTATTGTATAGGTATTTGAGTTGTACAGCCACGTGCACGTGTCACTGTGTGCTCTGACATCGTGTGCAGTCAGTCAGCACAAACCCCCCACCTCAAAACGCAGATAGGTTAAAGGAGATTTCGTGGCTAACCTGTCCTCTATCTAACACATCAGAACAGTTTGTCAGTTCGTGATTAAGAAAGTTGTAACCTGACAGATTATGCTTTATAGACCTGTATACGACTGTTCCTTGAGGAGTTCACAGAATGTGAAGATGGCAGCAGCGATAAAAGCACTTTAATGACGGGGGAGATAAGATGTGCTCTGAGTGACTCAGTCGTAGCTCCACACTGATTCCCCGtgctcacccccccccctctgtgctCCGTGCTTTGAAATAATCAGCACACTTCTTGAGCAAATATGGGCATTGCAGAAGATTAGCACGGATCGAACGCGAAGAAATGTCGTAATGGACGACCTCTGTACACACATGTGCAACGACTCGCTGCCACTGACTCTATTTGATGCGAGATAATCATCGAGAAGGCGCTAATCATCTCTGATCATGAGTCGTCGAGCCTGGTTGAGTTAATCAGGTTGTTAAAGATCAGTTAATGTTAATCTGTGAGGGAAGAATAGTGGTTTAATCACGGGTTGATCACTTCCATTTTCACTTCTGATTGGATTACTCGAAGAGGGGCTTTTCTGTCTATTTGTAATCATTGATCAGATGCTGTTTGTCTGCTGCAAGAGGAATACTTTTATGAGCCCTCAGTATAGTTTGAGTGTGTGGTTAACAAGTTCACGCACACAGGGCTTCTGATGCTCGGCCTGAACTCGGGATTGTTGACCTGCCACTATGTACTGGCACTTTCTCTTCAAATACACAACTACTGTTTGCTGTGTGACATGCGTGGGGGTGGACACTGTGCGCCAGCAGATCATCTATTCCTTAAAAACAACCAGGCTCAGTGAGGAGTCACAGAGAAGCACCCACAAACACTGAAAGGATGGGTGCCTTTTTTTAATCACGTTCTCTATAAAAATGTGACATGATTTACTCACGGTTAGTAATAACTAACAGTTCATTATTATACACATCGCTTTAACTTCCCCTACTTAGCATAATAAGTGTTAAATAAGGTCAGTTACCATTGAGGTATAAGtaagtgtttatttattttattttgatatactttattaatccccgtggggaaacggtttctctgcatttgacccatcctagtgttggagcagtgggcagccattttgaacggcgcccggggagcagtgtggggaacggtgccttgctcagggacacctcggtagcacttggtctttccgggacttgaacttttgaaagtttttttaagcttcttcttgcccctgttgaacatgaacagagaatatttgaaaattattattattattttttttgttggtactttcttataattattaatctgagtgaaaaaaagagaatatatatatatatatatatatattattgttatatttttttgtttctgacatgttcaatacattgactaactggtgaccttccagttaccaagccaagtccctatcgacttcgccaccaccgccccgacAAGCTTTAACTTCCCCTACTTAGCATAATAAGTGTTGTGTTAAATAAGGTTTATAATAAGTAAGTGTTTATTCATGTCTTTGTTCACAGATTCATCTACTTTTATGAAAAATCCACTACTGGTGTTTTACCAGTTAGTGAGTAAATCACAGTATAACATAGCTTTAATTACATGTTATGATTTATcattatacatgtaaataaaaaataccACATGCTCAGTTTCAGGAGTGTAAAAGGGACCTCTTAGATTTAGTCCGCAGACTTCATCCACATTTCAATGGATTAAACACTCCCCTAGGACATGCTAATATTAAATACTAATGCAATGAATTAATAGAAACTATTCGACCAATCATTCATTAGTTTACACATCAGTTATAATAGTTGACAAATACATAATGAAACAATATAATGGTGCGTAattgtgttttaacaaatcatacATTTAGtgtttatatttgtatgtaaaCACACTAAGTGGGGCCGGTTAAATTTAAGTATTTCTGTTGAGAATTGTTCTAATTTAGTTCGACGTTGCATAGTTAAAACCGGATGATTTCACAAAATACATAATGATCCTGGAAATGTGAATGTTGAGGCACTTGATCAAATTTGCATTTATATTAAACCACTTAATTGTTGCATTTCACTTTTAACTCAACCTATAGTCTGCCTATCACATCTAGTCTTTATTCCTACCATTACATTCATTTTAAATTAGCTGAGCAATATTTCTAAATCCTTAATGACCAAAAGAAGTTCCTCTTGTTGTACTGTAATACATCGTTACGTGATGATTTCAAACCCAAGTGACACTGTAGGTCTACGGTAGAAAAGCTTATTCAAACCAGCTGCCTTTCCAAAAACAAGTGTTGAGCTACTCAGAATTGCATTTTCACAAACAATAAAGTCTTTTACATAAAGGCATCACTTTGCTTAAGCAGGAGTTATTTCCTCTGCTAGTTAAGCAGGAATTAACTCAGATTTGTAGGTCTGAATATGACTTTCGGAAAGTAGAAATACTACTGTGTAAGAAGACTTTgtaacaagtaaaagtcctgcaatcaaacccAAAAGTACAACATCATTTACAACATcacttacttaagtaaaagtacttatttcACAGAAAGGACCCTTTTCAGATTACCACagattagggctgctcgattatggcaacaatCATAATCTCCATTatgtgggtcaataattgatatcacgattatccatttactttgaaaacatccatttattgaaaaaaatgtgaacagtatgtttttaacagttgattaccccgAACTTTAAGTTTAACTCAACTGaaaaccccccaaaaaaaaaaaaaaaaaaaataattatcgttttatttcgattccgttgttttcgtaatcgttgcaggccataatcgtaattgcgattaaaatacgattaattgagcagccctaccatagattacacATCATCCTTATTGATTCATTAACACATAAGAAGCATTTTAATCAAAAAGAAAGATCCTATATTGTGTGTCAGGGTATTCATTGATCCAAGTGTTTGTTTGTGGTGAAATGTAGTTCATAACATTTTGCTCAGTCACAGTGTCTTATATCCGCCAATGGCCCCCACATGAATGTAGGAGACTGTCTCTCTGTGAAATATAGTGGAGTGGAAATAGAAAGTAGTATTCGATAGAAATGCTCAAGTATAACTACCTTAAAAAATGGTCTTGACTACATAAAAAAACTGCTCAAAACGACCTTAAAAACTGCTCTAAACTCGAGTACTTCGCTATGTGACTTTGGGTTTCCCTGCAGACACTTGAAGATAAGCTGCAGCTTCATTTGCTCTTATAGCTTTATAATGCAGCCGCTGTAACTCTGTGTGCTTGTGATAACAGCATGCGCCAGAAAGGGCTGGCTGTAAAAAAAGAGCCGGTGAAGTAGTGATCTGGCAAAGGATTGAACTGACTTAACTCTCTTGGAGAAATTGTTTATCCCTTACTGACAAGAGGACCCAGGAGATATGTCAGATATCAAACAACTATCTCTGGCAAAAAGAAACAACCCTGTGAATCACCATTGAAGGCTTAGCTAGTTAACCATCAACCACAGAGACACTCCACCTCTCAGCACGAGGGAGAGGGCTGTCAGTCACCGGGCTCCTCTCTGACACCAGTGGGTCCCCATCAGCCTCCACTGGGACAGGTAACCTTGTCAGTGGGCGGAGCTAAAGGCCGAGGGGGGGTTAGTGGAGGTGTgagaagaggaggggggggacATTAGCTTCTTGGACAAGTCTTTCTGCGCCTCTGTCAGGTAGTTGAGAATTTGTTTGTCCAAAGCACTGGCAGACATGGacatggcagactacagcgAGGCTCTGGACCCAGCCTACACCACGCTGGAGTTCGAAAACATGCAAGTGCTCCCCTTGGGCGCAGGTGAGTCACGTAAATGCAACCCTGGCGTTGAACTTTGAAACTTTTACTGATTTAAAACGTTGGTCAGGAGAGGACTGGCGTGAGGAGGTGATACAAAGGGGTCATCTGTCCATCTGGGGACGACCCCGAGCGGTGGTCTTCTTGTTATTTGTTTTATCACCGGGACAGTAAAACATTAAGGGACTTTGATTGACGAGAATCTGCTTTACACTCTGAAGCACGTTTGAGCTTGTGGAGATTCGAGACGGGATTTGATATTCATCCACTGATGAAGCAGAGTCTCATGGTCTCCTGTTACGAACGGTCTGTTCCCACAGAGGTGAAAGTGAAGAACACGGGGTTCACAGGGACACCGGCATGTTTTAATATGCAGTCTCCCATGAAGTCTGGCCGTGATCCTGACTTCCCACACAAGGGAAGGACATGACTTACCACCCCTTTTTCTCCTCAGTTACACGTTTCTATATTTCGTGATGGATCCTGACATCTTCCATCTATGCCATGACAGACTCTACGGTTCATTGATTGTCTGGTGTCTCCGGTGATTGCCTTTTTTTTAAAGAGGCAATCAAGCCGACATCAATTACGCGCTGTTGACTCTGTGTGAGCCACTCACGTCGGTCACAGATCCTCGTGAAGGCTGGTTTTTAATCAGGCTGATCAATGTGTTCACTATGAGTCGTTCACACCTTCTCAAATCTGTCAATCAGAAACATGTGCCATCCAAATAAGCTTTTTGACACACACTTCCCCCCTGGTGTTAAAGCTGACCTTTTGACACACGTATTCCCCCTCTCTTAGACTCCTCTCCGACTGAAAGTGCCACCATGAACTCCAGCGGACACCTGGGGGTGGGCAGCCTGTGTGCCATCTGTGGAGACCGAGCCACGGGCAAACACTACGGGGCCTCCAGCTGCGACGGCTGCAAGGGCTTCTTCAGACGCAGCGTCCGCAAAAACCACATGTACTCCTGCAGGTGAGGACAGACGTGGGTTTGTTTGACTGTGACGGAAGCAAAGCGTTGCCATACTGATGTGTGAGTGAAAGAGAAACCAAATAATTGTGTCAGTAAATTGGCTTTAAATACTGCATGAAAAAGAAGCCTATGTCTTCTTGGGCTGTGACTTATCTACAGATGATTATCTTGACTTTTCAATTCATctttttgctttaaaatgtcagaaaaaagtGCTGGTTAAAATCTTCAAAAATGCAAATTGATGTCCTCAAAAGTTTGACCGATGGTCTTAAATCCAAAGATTTTCAGTTCACTTTGAAGAAAATATTGAAATCATCACATTTTAGAGTCTTAAACGTGCCATTTGTGAAGCCTTTTTCGCTTAAAAGACAATCTCTTTCATCATCAAAATTGTCCCCAATTAATTTTCGGTCCAGCTTTTATCGATTTATTTTTTGCAGCTGAAATTGCTTCACTCCTCCGTGTTCTTTTTGGATTCTTTGACAGCACAAACAAACCTGTTCCACTTGATTTCCAGGTTCAACAGACAATGCATTGTGGACAAAGACAAGCGAAATCAATGCAGATACTGCAGACTGAAGAAATGCTTCAGAGCCGGCATGAAGAAAGAAGGTAGGAGCCttttttcatgttttcaaagcAGGCTGACGGAATCTATAAAACTCAATCCATGTGTTTTGGTgacaaacacagaagaagataaTTTCCCATGAAATCAGCGAATCAgtgctgagtgtgtgtgagctgtccCCGCGGGATTGACGTGACTCGCCTGAGTGTGTTGCAATCGAGTAGTACTTTGTTAATGTTCACTCGATGGAGCGCCAGCGTCTCTAACCAGCTTATGCTGAGCAAACATTTCGGGGCAATAATAGCCATATACTGATAAACGTGACAGCCTTGgaggacctatttttcttctaAGTGACTCTGCGTTCCTGCACAGATATGGAGATTGTTTTTTAAGGCTTAAACTGCATGAAAGTGGAATTATTGTTCGCAACATAGCAATGATACTATAAATCAGTGTGTGTTTCAGCTGTGCAGAACGAAAGAGACAGAATCAGCACCCGGAGATCCAGCTATGAAGACAGCAGTTTACCATCAATCAATGCACTCATCCAGGCAGACGTGCTGTCAAGACAGGTACGACTAACTCATGTGTGGGAATCACACTTCATCACCTGCAGCAAGGCCTCCACTGACTCCACGTCTGTGTGTCTAGATCACCTCCCCTGCTCCGATACTGAACGGCGACATAAGGACCAAAAAGATCGCCACCATCACAGACGTGTGTGAGTCCATGAAGCAGCAGCTGCTGGTGCTGGTGGAGTGGGCCAAATACATCCCAGCCTTCTGTGACCTGCCCCTGGATgaccaggtaacacacacacacacacacacacacacacacacacacacacacacacacacacacacacacacacacacacacacacacacacacacacacacacacacacacacacacacacacacacacacacacacacacacacacacacacacacacacacacacacacacacacacacacacacacacacacacacacacacacacacacacacacacacacacacacacagtacatagTTGTTTAGACACTGGTCACTCATCAACCAGTCAAAAAGCATAGCGTGGCTGCAGGGTGCGGACTCAGAGGATATGCACttcccaaataaataaaatggagTCGAAACAAATCAAATGCATTAAAAAGCAAGTCTCTTAAAGTTTCAAATATCAAACTCTAAAAccagtaaatgtatttaatCCTGATTTAGAATATGATGAGCTGGTTCTAAATATATTTGCCTCCTCGGAAAATGAAGTGCTGAATCATTAACAGTGAGATCACCGGGCCGTAGTAACTGATTTGCTGATGTTGTATCAGTGAAGGAGCCGGTGTCTTCTGCCACGGTTTAAAACGTCTTCTTTTGTCAGTCCAAAACTCAAAGACATTCACTTGAGTGTGATACAAGAGAAATCCCTCTACTGTACTTGAGAGGCTAAAAACAGCATTGTCTGCCATCATGACATCAAGATTACATTTACGTTTGATCAATTACAAAATGGTTGCCGATTATGTCTCGGTCAATTGGCTAGTCAGCTATTTCTTGCAGCTTTAATAcaatttataaaacggacaagtcagatcaagcaatctgattggttcttagccgtgatatactgagcgtataccacgggtagaattgtaagttacttttcacaacaagtcggtatccctccgcgtctgagaaaaacagtgtaccgtcgggccgaaccacgccccttagctgtgatataatgagcatctcccacggcctgtcgtgagctattgcttaaatatacaACACCAAACTATTGAAAACATGTagaggggtgtcaaactcaatttcatcgcgggccacatcagcattatggttgcactcaaagggccggttgtaacttttaagacgatataaatatattatataaaataatgtattatattacattactgcctctgaattggattattataagataggataataacttagtaatgaactacgtctgaaagcagaagtccagggcaaataattgcaagtctcttcagtgcacatggcacaaaacgagatgcattgtgggacatgtagtttatgggcaacgtgcttctgtaaatcggcatgtaacagtataataaacgtattatattctttgcaagctcttgcgggccacataagaagaagtcgcgggccggatttggcccccgggccttgagtttgacacccagaGCAGAGTTATCATCACTCTAATAAGTAAATGAATGAACTGTGTGTCAGGTGGCGTTGCTGCGAGCTCACGCTGGAGAACACCTCCTGCTCGGCGCTGCAAAGAGGTCCATGCTTTACAAAGACATCCTCCTACTAGGTAAGACTGACACTTCAAGGACTACTTTACCACTCTCATATTGCCCACTTCTCTTTTGACGGACCAAACAAGAAATGTGATGCCCCTGCAGGAAATGACCACATCATTCCCAGAAACTGCCCGGAGCTGGAGGTGGGCCGGGTAGCTGTGCGGATCCTGGACGAGCTGGTGCTTCCCTTCCAGGAGCTTCAGATAGACGACAATGAATACGCCTGCCTTAAAGCCATAGTTTTCTTTGACCCAGGTACTGCTACTGACTTTCATTTGGATTCTCTTAGCCACTTTTCAATCTCCAACACACTTCTCTTTGTAAACCCCTCTGATGTTTATTCGCCCACAGACGCTAAAGGTCTGAGTGACCCTGGAAAGATCAAGCGGATGCGATACCAGGTGCAGGTCAGCCTGGAAGACTACATCAACGACCGGCAGTACGACTCGCGGGGACGCTTCGGGGAGCTGCTCCTGCTGCTGCCCACGCTACAGAGCATCACCTGGCAGATGATCGAACAGATCCAGTTCGTCAAACTCTTCGGCATGGCCAAGATCGACAACCTGCTGCAGGAAATGCTTCTTGGAGGTGAGCATCTTTTACATCATGTGTAGCCAACCGTGACTTGAGAGGACTGTGGCTTTCTTTGTGTGGTTATATATGCTGCAGTGAATTAAGACTgactgtatgtttgtgtgttttgtcgCCAAGGTTCTGCAAACGAAGCTCCACACGCACCTCACTCTCTGCACCCTCACCTGGTTCAGGAGCATCTCGGCAGCAATGTTATAGTGACCAGCAACATCCCATCAGTGATCCATAACGGTCAAATCTGTAAGCAGAAATATGAAGTAAACTGTTGTGGGCTTTAAGATTCATTATTCAGCTGTTTCACTGTTCGAAAACAGACTTTTGGGGAGTTTGATCAGTGAAATCAGGAAGATTAATCTAAGTGAACTCAATCATGTCTGAATGAACACAGACGGTTGAGCTACATGTGCAGCCTGGTCGGGTAGCTGGAAGGACAAACAGGCTTGGCAGAATAATCCTCTACATTCTTCATGGAAACTAATCTGGCTTATTCGGTCAAAGAGAACTTCTGTTATTCTTTCTAAACATGTTTAATGCTCTGAGAAATTTCACAACAGTGCTTATTTCCTTATCTGTGTTGCACCCAAATCATGTTCTCCCAACGAATGGTAAATATACACCTGCTTATGCGGCAGTTTTCTCCCTCTAAGTCACGACTGTTTCTTTCTGTGTTCCACTTTTTCAGCCACTCCTGAAAGCCCAATCCCGTCTCCACCTACTGCCTCCAGCTCTGAACATTATAAACTGCCTCAGGGGGTCATAGCCACCGTGCCCAAGCAGCCAACCTCCATCCCTCAGCCTACTATTACAAAGCAGGAGGCCATCTAACAGTCTTCTGAACCCTTATTCCTTCAGTTTTTTTATTGTCTTAAACCAGGGTTTTTATATGTAACTTTATACATAATCAGCATCGAAGCTGTTAACCTGTCTGAAACAATAAAGTTGCTTTATATGTAGAATGTAATTGCAAATATGTCCCTTGCAGATTGCTGTTTGTCTTCAGGGATGTATTTGTGCTCACATGCAGCTGCAGTTAAGCTCAGTGAACGCCAAACAAAACTCAAGGCATCAATAATATCCTGTTGTTCTGGAAGGTCGATACATAAAAAGACGTCCATTGTTGTAAATATTTAGTTTATTATTGGGTAACATCACTTCCTTCAGCATGGCCTCAGTGTGTGCAGTAAGGCTCATGTTAGACGTGATGTCAGTATTTTATGAATGTTACAACAGGCCTTACATTGTTGTGTATGTAGTGTTGCACAGTATTTCATGTTATGCTCATTAGTGCTAAAAGTGTGTCAACTCGTTGTCAGGAACTTAGGAATTCTTCATTTTATCAAAGCTAAATGAAATCACTTGAACGACCTCATCTTTTATGTAACAGGATTAAAATACATTTGGTTTGTTTTATTtactggaaaatatatttaaacagtaGAACATGTAAGGTAGAAACAGTGAACTCTATGGTGCCACTTTGTAAAAgtcacaggcagacacactAAAGAAGTTTCCCAGTAATATGTTGTAATGGTTTtggaaaatatatattatattttttgtTCAGTACCTTGTCATGGTATTAAACTGGGCCTCATAACCTGTACTGCCTTACACACATAGCATTGTTTCGCCTTATAATGTGAAGATGAATTAATAAATCTCAAGGTCTATTTTTACATTGCATTTTGTACATTTCTTTATATTAtcaatgtttttaaatgggatAAAACTTATTCTGACAACTTAATAAAGATATATGACGTGACGTTGAAAAAACAATAGTCCAACGTGGCACGGTTGTTCACTGATAGCCTCAGGTTGCTTCAGACTGATAAAGTCATTAAAGATACTGTAGCAGTGATTCAAACAGAGGGAGGGGGGTACTAAGATATATCTATATTCCAGATGAATAAGTGTAATATATTATCAATTATTAATGATTATAGTTCGTAGTTAATATCAACGTGTTGCATTTAGCATAGCTTACATTGACACAACACAAGTGTAAGACTTAAGAATCAAAGTCACCATTAAAAGATATCAAAGATAGTATTTTTCTTTGCAAAACACATTTGAATACAGTAGTTAGATGTAGTATTTTTAAGAGTTCATTTTGTAATTTTAAGTAGAAAGCATACCTGGCAGATCTTGAGACGTGACAGTGATAACTGCTGTGCAATATGAAGGCAAACTCTGCCACCTAGCGTAATAAAGTGTAGCCTACTTGAGCCATGTGATCCACAGGGGGTTTTCATGTCATCATAAAATTAACTTACTAGAAAGAAATGGTCAAAAACAGATATAACAATCTGCAGGAAGAACAACTCCACGGATTAAACTGTACCCTGCCAAAAAAGGGTCTATTTTTCTTTAAATGCCATCTCGCAATGTGGTTAATGTAGTCCTTAGATTTTAacctggtatcagtactttaatgATGGTAATGAGCAACATGTGATGTCCAAAGGCACTGACGCCAATAAATATAACAGTTGAATGTAGTGTTTGTTTTAGCAAGTGAAATCTTCCCACGTCAGTTTCATTTGTTAAATTACCTATCCAAGATGATTATAACACCCACTACAGGAACAATAAAATGTGTTCGACGAGGTACTCTTTCCCAAGTTTTTAGTGGCTAGTTTCCAATGGGCTCTTGAATGCAGCATTGCCATCAAAACAACAGACGTAAACCCATGCGTAAATCTGGAATGCCCTGCGTCATCAGCCAATC
This Pseudochaenichthys georgianus chromosome 7, fPseGeo1.2, whole genome shotgun sequence DNA region includes the following protein-coding sequences:
- the hnf4a gene encoding hepatocyte nuclear factor 4-alpha isoform X1, which codes for MDMADYSEALDPAYTTLEFENMQVLPLGADSSPTESATMNSSGHLGVGSLCAICGDRATGKHYGASSCDGCKGFFRRSVRKNHMYSCRFNRQCIVDKDKRNQCRYCRLKKCFRAGMKKEVCVSAVQNERDRISTRRSSYEDSSLPSINALIQADVLSRQITSPAPILNGDIRTKKIATITDVCESMKQQLLVLVEWAKYIPAFCDLPLDDQVALLRAHAGEHLLLGAAKRSMLYKDILLLGNDHIIPRNCPELEVGRVAVRILDELVLPFQELQIDDNEYACLKAIVFFDPDAKGLSDPGKIKRMRYQVQVSLEDYINDRQYDSRGRFGELLLLLPTLQSITWQMIEQIQFVKLFGMAKIDNLLQEMLLGGSANEAPHAPHSLHPHLVQEHLGSNVIVTSNIPSVIHNGQISTPESPIPSPPTASSSEHYKLPQGVIATVPKQPTSIPQPTITKQEAI
- the hnf4a gene encoding hepatocyte nuclear factor 4-alpha isoform X2, whose amino-acid sequence is MDMADYSEALDPAYTTLEFENMQVLPLGADSSPTESATMNSSGHLGVGSLCAICGDRATGKHYGASSCDGCKGFFRRSVRKNHMYSCRFNRQCIVDKDKRNQCRYCRLKKCFRAGMKKEAVQNERDRISTRRSSYEDSSLPSINALIQADVLSRQITSPAPILNGDIRTKKIATITDVCESMKQQLLVLVEWAKYIPAFCDLPLDDQVALLRAHAGEHLLLGAAKRSMLYKDILLLGNDHIIPRNCPELEVGRVAVRILDELVLPFQELQIDDNEYACLKAIVFFDPDAKGLSDPGKIKRMRYQVQVSLEDYINDRQYDSRGRFGELLLLLPTLQSITWQMIEQIQFVKLFGMAKIDNLLQEMLLGGSANEAPHAPHSLHPHLVQEHLGSNVIVTSNIPSVIHNGQISTPESPIPSPPTASSSEHYKLPQGVIATVPKQPTSIPQPTITKQEAI